Proteins co-encoded in one Metabacillus sp. KUDC1714 genomic window:
- a CDS encoding YktB family protein, translating to MNFDGFTSKDFETFTIDGLEDRMDAIRERIQPKFQIIGQTLTDDLSSVLQNEMFLHIAKHARRTINPPKDTWLAIAANKRGYKQHPHFQVGLFDDHLFIWLAFIYELPNKENIALNFLNNMDIIKNSVPDDFCVSLDHTKKDSIPFYVIDLKSSLERFRDVKKAEFLIGRHINVENPILNDGDKLLKVILETFQTLIPLYKLSLELKNVQSL from the coding sequence ATGAATTTTGATGGGTTTACTAGTAAAGATTTTGAAACATTTACTATAGATGGTTTAGAGGACCGAATGGACGCAATTCGGGAGCGTATACAGCCTAAATTTCAAATAATTGGCCAAACATTAACTGATGATTTATCATCTGTCTTACAAAATGAAATGTTTTTACATATTGCTAAGCATGCAAGAAGAACGATAAATCCACCAAAAGATACATGGTTAGCGATCGCTGCAAATAAACGCGGCTACAAACAACACCCCCATTTTCAAGTTGGTTTATTTGATGACCATCTCTTTATCTGGCTTGCCTTTATTTACGAATTACCTAATAAAGAAAACATAGCGTTAAATTTCTTAAACAATATGGATATTATTAAAAATTCAGTTCCAGATGATTTCTGTGTGTCATTAGATCATACAAAAAAAGATTCTATCCCATTCTATGTTATTGACTTAAAAAGTTCTCTAGAGCGGTTCAGAGACGTTAAGAAAGCTGAGTTTCTTATCGGTCGTCACATAAATGTGGAAAACCCAATATTGAATGACGGTGATAAGTTACTTAAAGTTATTCTTGAAACCTTTCAAACACTAATCCCTTTGTATAAACTGTCATTAGAATTAAAAAATGTCCAGTCTCTATGA
- a CDS encoding YlaF family protein: MRLGKWIFVVLAFLAAACMIGIGIAVGERSIPGILLAIIGLNAVMASGFIMKKRMREKGLL; this comes from the coding sequence ATGAGACTTGGTAAGTGGATTTTTGTCGTATTAGCTTTCTTAGCTGCAGCTTGTATGATAGGAATAGGAATTGCTGTAGGAGAGCGGAGTATACCTGGAATTCTACTAGCGATCATTGGATTAAATGCCGTTATGGCATCAGGCTTTATCATGAAAAAAAGAATGCGCGAAAAAGGACTTTTATAA
- a CDS encoding inositol monophosphatase family protein, whose translation MTNWKDIDQKAKQWVKEAGEKIRNSFDSTLSIQYKSNPNDLVTNMDKEIEQFLIGKIQETYPEHRILGEEGYGDEVTSLDGVLWIIDPIDGTMNFVHQQRNFAISVGIYGDGIGYIGLIYDVVHNELYHAFKGEGAFMNDLPLPMLDKVKIEEAIVSVNATWLLENPRIDHNLMTKIVKKVRGTRSYGSAALECAYVASGRLDAYMTMRLAPWDFAAGLVLIEEVGGSMSTITGEKLDLLTKNSFFVGEKSLHNLILTEYLI comes from the coding sequence ATGACGAATTGGAAGGACATTGATCAAAAGGCAAAACAGTGGGTAAAAGAAGCAGGGGAAAAAATTCGTAATTCCTTTGATTCCACACTTTCTATTCAATATAAGTCTAATCCTAACGATTTAGTGACGAATATGGATAAGGAAATTGAACAATTTTTAATTGGTAAAATTCAAGAAACCTACCCAGAACATCGAATATTAGGGGAAGAAGGCTATGGTGATGAAGTAACATCATTAGATGGAGTATTGTGGATTATTGATCCAATTGATGGAACAATGAACTTTGTTCACCAGCAAAGAAATTTTGCCATTTCAGTAGGTATATACGGGGATGGTATAGGATATATAGGGTTGATTTATGATGTTGTACATAATGAATTGTATCATGCGTTTAAAGGGGAAGGAGCATTTATGAATGACCTCCCGTTACCGATGCTTGACAAAGTAAAGATAGAAGAAGCGATCGTAAGTGTTAATGCTACATGGTTATTAGAAAATCCACGGATTGATCATAATCTAATGACCAAAATTGTAAAAAAGGTACGTGGGACACGTTCATATGGTTCTGCAGCCCTAGAGTGTGCCTATGTTGCCTCAGGTCGTCTTGACGCATATATGACAATGAGACTCGCTCCATGGGACTTTGCAGCTGGCTTGGTATTAATTGAAGAGGTAGGAGGGAGTATGTCAACGATTACGGGTGAGAAGCTTGATTTACTTACAAAGAATTCTTTCTTCGTCGGTGAAAAAAGTCTTCACAACTTAATATTAACGGAATACTTAATCTAG
- the typA gene encoding translational GTPase TypA: MKLRNDIRNIAIIAHVDHGKTTLVDQLLHQSGTFRTNENVAERAMDSNDLERERGITILAKNTAINYKDTRINIMDTPGHADFGGEVERIMKMVDGVLLVVDAYEGCMPQTRFVLKKALEQNLTPIVVVNKIDRDFARPSEVVDEVLDLFIELDANEDQLDFPVVFASAINGTASTSPDPADQEENMVAIFDSIVEHIPAPVDNREEPLQFQVALLDYNDYVGRIGIGRVFRGTMQVGQQVSLMKIDGSIKNFRVTKLFGFQGLRRVEIEQAEAGDLVAVSGMEDINVGETVCPVEHQEALPILRIDEPTLQMTFAVNNSPFAGREGKFVTSRKIEERLLSQLQTDVSLRVDPTASPDAWIVSGRGELHLSILIENMRREGFELQVSKPEVIVKEIDGVKCEPVERVQIDVPEEHTGGVMESIGARKGEMIDMINNGNGQVRLIFNVPARGLIGYSTEFMSLTRGFGIINHTFDSYQPMQKGQVGGRRQGVLVSMENGKSTTYGIQGVEDRGIIFIEAGVDVYEGMIVGEHTRENDLVVNICKMKQQTNIRSANKDQTNTMKKPRIMSLEEALEYLNEDEYCELTPESIRLRKKILDKNEREKSAKKKKLAGI, from the coding sequence GTGAAATTACGAAACGATATTCGCAACATAGCTATTATTGCCCACGTAGACCATGGTAAAACAACATTGGTTGATCAACTTTTGCACCAATCAGGAACATTCCGTACAAACGAAAATGTCGCAGAACGTGCAATGGACTCAAATGATTTAGAGCGCGAACGCGGGATTACTATTTTAGCTAAAAACACAGCAATTAATTATAAAGACACTCGTATTAACATCATGGATACACCAGGCCATGCTGACTTTGGTGGAGAGGTAGAACGTATCATGAAAATGGTAGATGGAGTTCTACTTGTTGTAGATGCTTATGAAGGCTGTATGCCACAAACGCGTTTTGTTTTAAAGAAAGCGTTAGAGCAAAATTTAACTCCAATTGTAGTGGTAAATAAAATCGACCGTGATTTTGCACGTCCATCAGAAGTAGTTGATGAAGTGTTAGATTTATTTATTGAGCTTGATGCAAATGAAGATCAGTTGGATTTCCCAGTTGTATTTGCTTCTGCAATAAATGGAACTGCAAGTACAAGCCCAGATCCAGCAGATCAAGAGGAAAACATGGTCGCTATATTTGATTCGATTGTTGAACATATTCCAGCACCAGTCGATAATAGAGAGGAACCACTACAATTCCAAGTAGCGTTACTTGATTATAATGATTATGTTGGACGAATTGGTATCGGACGTGTATTCCGTGGAACAATGCAAGTTGGCCAGCAAGTATCCTTAATGAAAATCGATGGTTCTATTAAGAACTTCCGTGTAACAAAACTATTTGGCTTCCAAGGCTTAAGACGTGTTGAAATTGAACAAGCAGAAGCTGGGGACCTAGTCGCTGTATCTGGAATGGAAGATATTAACGTTGGTGAAACGGTTTGTCCTGTGGAACATCAAGAAGCTTTACCAATTCTTCGTATTGATGAACCAACATTACAAATGACTTTTGCTGTAAATAACAGTCCATTCGCAGGACGTGAAGGTAAATTTGTTACTTCTCGTAAAATAGAAGAACGCTTATTGTCTCAATTACAAACAGATGTAAGCTTACGTGTTGACCCAACTGCTTCTCCAGATGCTTGGATCGTTTCTGGACGTGGAGAGCTTCATCTTTCAATCTTAATTGAAAATATGCGCCGTGAAGGTTTTGAACTTCAAGTTTCTAAACCAGAGGTTATCGTAAAAGAAATTGATGGTGTAAAATGTGAGCCGGTTGAACGTGTACAAATCGATGTACCTGAAGAACATACTGGCGGAGTAATGGAATCAATCGGTGCCCGTAAAGGTGAAATGATCGATATGATCAACAATGGTAACGGTCAAGTAAGATTAATCTTTAATGTACCTGCTCGTGGATTAATAGGTTATTCAACAGAATTTATGTCTTTAACTCGTGGTTTTGGTATTATTAATCATACTTTTGATAGCTACCAACCAATGCAGAAGGGTCAGGTTGGAGGACGTCGTCAAGGTGTACTTGTTTCCATGGAAAATGGTAAATCCACAACTTATGGTATTCAAGGAGTCGAAGATCGCGGTATTATCTTCATTGAAGCTGGTGTGGATGTTTATGAAGGTATGATTGTTGGAGAACATACTCGTGAAAATGATCTAGTTGTAAATATTTGCAAAATGAAACAACAAACAAATATTCGTTCAGCTAACAAAGATCAAACGAACACGATGAAAAAACCACGTATCATGTCTTTAGAAGAAGCGCTTGAATACTTGAATGAAGATGAGTA
- a CDS encoding UPF0223 family protein translates to MDYQYPISLDWSTEETVDVINFFECIEKAYEKGIDRIQLMNAYRRFKEIVPSKAEEKSIGNEFEEVSGYSTYRVIKKAKTSEELHIVKM, encoded by the coding sequence ATGGATTATCAATATCCGATCTCCTTGGACTGGAGTACAGAAGAAACTGTTGACGTGATTAATTTTTTTGAGTGTATAGAGAAAGCATATGAAAAAGGGATTGATCGTATACAATTAATGAATGCATATCGTAGGTTTAAAGAGATTGTTCCGAGTAAAGCTGAAGAAAAATCGATTGGTAATGAATTTGAAGAGGTAAGTGGATATTCAACCTATCGAGTTATAAAAAAAGCAAAGACATCTGAAGAACTACATATTGTAAAGATGTAG
- a CDS encoding GNAT family N-acetyltransferase, translated as MISLSSSALEKDDYEFFKEIIFESNEWQSEECKVEDLHSYLLSYKMFNGEWRIWKSGDKQVGVTYLMEWSPANEKPWIGTILVHPQLRMKGFGKSIVTEIGSELSRKGHKALFVGCPIQQGTWIQFLGKCGFEQFKVEFDEYSSKEFMIAVKPL; from the coding sequence GTGATTTCACTCTCTTCAAGTGCTTTAGAAAAAGATGATTATGAGTTTTTTAAAGAAATCATTTTTGAAAGCAACGAATGGCAAAGTGAGGAATGTAAAGTAGAAGATTTGCATTCATATTTATTGTCGTACAAAATGTTCAATGGTGAATGGAGAATTTGGAAATCAGGTGACAAACAGGTAGGCGTGACCTATTTAATGGAATGGTCTCCAGCAAATGAGAAACCTTGGATTGGAACTATTCTTGTTCATCCACAATTACGGATGAAAGGCTTTGGGAAAAGTATCGTAACTGAAATTGGAAGTGAACTAAGTCGAAAAGGACATAAAGCGTTATTCGTTGGTTGTCCAATTCAACAGGGTACATGGATTCAATTTTTGGGGAAGTGTGGATTTGAACAATTTAAGGTCGAGTTCGATGAATACTCATCAAAAGAGTTTATGATAGCAGTTAAGCCTTTATAA